One Scophthalmus maximus strain ysfricsl-2021 chromosome 1, ASM2237912v1, whole genome shotgun sequence genomic region harbors:
- the mfap5 gene encoding microfibril associated protein 5 translates to MGSLPAVLLLCSFHVLTAVAQTQQSEATEAPRGVLPANCREEMYPCTRMYSVHKPVKRCIGSLCIYSLPRVYLINKEICMRIVCQQDEYLKAELCRELSGWPRRLERSSNRKRCHNRRSNPKTWANKA, encoded by the exons ATGGGCAGCCTTCCAGCGGTCCTGCTCCTCTGCAGTTTCCACG TGCTCACAGCTGTAGCCCAAACCCAGCAGTCTG AGGCCACTGAGGCACCCAGAGGCGTGTTGCCAGCCA ATTGTAGGGAGGAGATGTATCCGTGCACCAGGATGTACTCGGTCCACAAGCCCGTCAAGAGATGTATAGGCAGTCTTTGCATCTACAG CCTCCCCCGTGTCTACCTGATCAATAAAGAGATCTGCATGAGGATTGTGTGCCAACAGGACGAGTATCTGAAAG CTGAACTGTGCAGAGAGTTGTCCGGGTGGCCCAGACGTTTAGAGAGGTCATCTAATAGGAAACGCTGTCACAATCGCCGTAGCAACCCCAAAACCTGGGCAAACAAGGCCTGA
- the sbk3 gene encoding uncharacterized serine/threonine-protein kinase SBK3: MTAAAAQELDELCFLSAQSMSSLKVPEHFQVVKLLGEGSYGKVILAVHKKRGTPMALKFFPRQSTSLYSFLREYNLSLSYCTHPSLTRALGIFFSTPTYYVFAQQAGLYGDLYSVIVSEVGVDEECVQRVMSQLSGAVTHLHSLGFVHRDIKPENIFLCDSSCRWVKLGDFGLARAIGTSVRAVWYESPFCTPEVEPAKEAEKEMERRQRDGTEEEMEDIWVTVEPCIDSWALGVLVYCLLTGCFPWEESTSDDRGYRRYKEWFICEAEKEEKVRDVEWRAEGDNDSYTIMEENHRVNPPPSQFQGLSPLVMTLFKELLHPEPRQRGSPEEILSYLGGPWLMETEREERRKAEEAEKEARKIREVGGVEEELVRDGRAER; encoded by the exons ATGACA gctgcagcagctcaaGAACTTGATGAGCTGTGCTTCCTGTCGGCGCAGTCCATGAGCAGTCTGAAAGTACCCGAACACTTCCAGGTGGTTAAGCTCCTTGGAGAGGGATCGTATGGAAAGGTGATCTTGGCGGTACACAAAAAGAGAG GAACTCCTATGGCCCTGAAGTTCTTCCCTCGTCAGTCTACCTCCCTCTATTCTTTCCTGCGTGAATACAATCTCTCCCTTTCTTACTGCACCCATCCCTCTCTGACTCGGGCTCTTGGCATCTTCTTTTCCACACCGACCTACTATGTGTTTGCCCAGCAAGCTGGACTGTACGGTGACCTCTACAGTGTAATAGTGTCAGAG GTCGGGGTGGATGAAGAGTGTGTCCAGAGGGTGATGTCCCAGCTGAGCGGTGCTGTCACACACCTCCACTCCCTGGGCTTCGTCCACCGTGACATCAAGCCTGAGAATATCTTTCTGTGCGACAGTTCCTGTCGCTGGGTCAAACTGGGTGACTTTGGCCTGGCCCGGGCCATCGGGACCTCTGTGCGAGCTGTCTGGTACGAGTCGCCCTTCTGTACCCCTGAGGTGGAGCCAGCTAAGGAGGctgagaaggagatggagaggcgGCAGCGTGACGGGActgaagaggagatggaggacatTTGGGTAACAGTGGAGCCCTGTATAGACAGCTGGGCCCTCGGTGTACTCGTCTACTGCCTACTAACCGGCTGCTTCCCCTGGGAGGAGAGCACCAGTGATGACCGTGGCTACCGTAGGTACAAAGAGTGGTTCATCTGTGAGgcggaaaaggaggagaaggtcAGAGATGTTGAGTGGAGGGCTGAGGGGGACAATGACAGTTACACAATCATGGAGGAAAACCACAGAGTCAACCCTCCTCCTTCACAGTTTCAGGGCCTCAGCCCACTTGTGATGACTCTCTTCAAGGAGCTGCTCCACCCTGAGCCCCGACAGCGTGGAAGCCCGGAGGAGATCCTGAGCTACCTGGGAGGGCCGTGgctgatggagacagagagagaggagaggaggaaagcagaggaggcagagaaggaggcCAGGAAAATAAGAGAGGTAGGAGGCGTGGAGGAAGAACTAGTGAGGGACGGAAGAGCGGAGAGATAA